Proteins encoded by one window of uncultured Methanobrevibacter sp.:
- a CDS encoding RNA degradosome polyphosphate kinase: MKKRDYSYTQNRELSWLKFDDRVLKEAKDNTVPLLERLNFISIFTSNLDEFYMIRCGSLFDLTLIDEKDRDNKTGWSPQEQLDAIFKATKPLYEERDLIFEKIARDLRKYGIIKHSFDELNSVFRKYITQYFYENVAPLLSPQIIDSYHPFPHMVNKKLYIYCILEKNKENNKHKKLKEYIGLIPIPFSLPDYIKFPDTNEFILMEDLIYAFADNIFTNYRVKYKTVAAVTRNADINLQETPIDEDEDYRHFMKNILKKRKRLSPIRLEFYRSNDNIYTKHLRKELGLHKNQVFLTQSPINLDFIHDFIDEIPGDIKQDLTFPKFIPQKTSQIDPNKSLFKQLDKKDILLFYPYQTMNHFLDFLKEAANDPEVLSIKITLYRVARTSSVIKYLLEALDNDKEVTVLIELRARFDEKNNIHYAELLEEAGCQILYGFVDYKVHSKICTVTKKHKGNIKQYTQIGTGNYNEKTAKLYVDYCYLTSNQEIGDDATEFFKNLALSNLQGHYNKFLVAPDSLRSGILNLIDKEIAKANNNQPAEIMMKMNSFTDRKIIDKIVKASKAGVTIKMIIRGICCIIPGLEGKTDNIEVHGIVGRYLEHSRVYAFGVGDDRTLYISSADMMTRNTAKRVEIACPIEDKFIKSKILEDMEIMLKDDIKGRRINSSGNYEFIQQARHINSQEYFQQRAIDEVKNIKVNDELNMMESIITKLHNIFN, translated from the coding sequence ATGAAAAAAAGAGATTATTCATATACACAAAATAGGGAATTATCTTGGCTGAAGTTTGATGATAGAGTTTTAAAAGAAGCAAAAGATAATACAGTTCCATTACTTGAAAGATTAAATTTTATATCTATTTTCACAAGTAATTTAGATGAATTTTATATGATTAGATGTGGTAGTCTTTTTGATTTAACACTTATTGATGAGAAGGATAGAGATAATAAAACTGGATGGAGTCCTCAAGAACAGTTGGATGCAATATTTAAAGCTACTAAACCATTATATGAAGAAAGAGATTTGATTTTTGAAAAAATAGCTAGAGACTTAAGAAAATATGGGATTATTAAACATAGTTTTGATGAATTAAATAGTGTTTTTAGAAAATATATTACTCAATACTTTTATGAAAATGTTGCTCCATTGTTATCTCCTCAAATAATTGATTCTTATCATCCTTTTCCACATATGGTTAATAAAAAGTTATACATTTATTGTATACTAGAAAAAAATAAAGAAAATAATAAACATAAAAAATTGAAAGAATACATTGGTTTAATCCCAATTCCTTTTTCTTTGCCTGATTATATTAAATTTCCAGATACAAATGAATTTATATTGATGGAGGATTTAATTTATGCATTTGCAGATAATATATTTACAAATTATCGCGTAAAATATAAAACTGTAGCTGCGGTAACAAGAAATGCGGATATAAATCTTCAAGAAACTCCAATTGATGAAGATGAGGATTATAGACATTTCATGAAAAATATTCTTAAAAAAAGAAAAAGATTATCTCCAATAAGATTGGAATTCTATAGAAGTAATGATAATATTTATACTAAGCATCTTAGGAAAGAATTGGGTTTGCATAAAAATCAGGTATTTCTTACACAGTCTCCTATAAATTTGGATTTTATTCATGATTTTATAGATGAGATTCCTGGTGATATAAAACAAGATTTAACATTTCCTAAGTTTATTCCTCAAAAAACAAGCCAAATTGATCCTAATAAATCTTTATTTAAACAGTTAGATAAAAAAGATATTTTGTTATTTTATCCATATCAAACAATGAATCATTTTCTTGATTTTTTAAAAGAAGCAGCTAATGATCCTGAAGTATTATCTATTAAAATAACTTTATATCGTGTTGCAAGAACTTCTTCAGTTATTAAGTATTTACTTGAAGCTTTGGATAATGATAAGGAAGTTACAGTTTTAATTGAACTTCGTGCAAGGTTTGATGAGAAAAATAATATCCATTATGCAGAATTATTGGAAGAAGCAGGATGTCAAATTTTGTATGGTTTTGTAGATTATAAAGTGCATTCTAAAATATGTACTGTAACTAAAAAGCATAAAGGAAATATTAAACAGTATACTCAAATTGGAACTGGGAATTATAATGAAAAAACAGCAAAATTGTATGTGGATTACTGTTATTTAACATCTAATCAAGAGATTGGTGATGATGCTACGGAATTTTTTAAAAATTTAGCATTATCTAATTTACAAGGACATTATAATAAATTTCTTGTAGCTCCAGATTCTTTAAGATCAGGTATTTTAAATTTAATTGATAAAGAAATAGCTAAAGCTAATAATAATCAGCCTGCTGAAATAATGATGAAAATGAATTCATTCACTGATAGAAAAATCATTGATAAAATAGTTAAAGCTTCAAAAGCAGGAGTTACAATAAAAATGATTATTAGGGGAATTTGTTGTATTATTCCAGGTCTTGAAGGAAAAACGGATAATATTGAAGTTCATGGGATTGTAGGTAGATATTTGGAACATTCAAGGGTTTATGCATTTGGTGTTGGTGATGATAGGACTCTTTATATATCTAGTGCAGATATGATGACAAGAAATACTGCTAAAAGAGTGGAAATTGCATGTCCTATTGAAGATAAATTCATAAAATCTAAAATTCTTGAAGACATGGAAATCATGTTGAAAGATGATATTAAAGGCCGTAGAATAAATTCCAGTGGAAATTATGAATTTATACAGCAAGCTAGACATATTAATTCTCAGGAATATTTCCAACAAAGAGCAATTGATGAAGTTAAAAATATTAAAGTTAATGATGAACTGAATATGATGGAGTCTATTATTACTAAACTTCATAATATTTTTAATTAA
- a CDS encoding exopolyphosphatase, which produces MLYGIVDIGSNTIRFKVYECKNNKIKSIFSKKKTAGLIAYHENGKLNNEGINILISVLNKFNKNMDLLNVDKKYFFATASLRNITNTIEVLNIVKDKLDIDINVLDGKKEADLSFNSIKSTELSKDEGILIDVGGGSCELTIFENRVPVEERSLPVGSLYCYEKYVGIMFPNNKERKNIEKRILNELINSNIGNYSKKYMFGVGGTVRNVKRLLVHLNFISKKSPVISIDLLDKLLEELNYNNKNDFNKILKIKAERIHTIVPGIIIIKTIASYFNVEELYFCKNSLREGVLYALLNGDL; this is translated from the coding sequence ATGTTATATGGAATAGTTGATATTGGTTCAAATACTATAAGATTTAAAGTATATGAATGTAAAAATAATAAAATTAAATCAATTTTTTCTAAAAAGAAAACTGCAGGTCTTATTGCTTATCACGAAAATGGTAAGTTAAATAATGAAGGAATAAATATTCTTATTTCTGTTTTAAATAAATTTAATAAAAATATGGATTTATTAAATGTAGATAAAAAATATTTTTTTGCAACAGCTAGTTTGAGAAATATCACAAATACTATTGAAGTATTAAATATTGTTAAAGATAAATTGGACATTGATATTAATGTTTTGGACGGTAAAAAAGAAGCTGATCTAAGTTTTAATTCTATTAAAAGCACAGAATTATCTAAAGATGAAGGTATTCTTATTGATGTTGGTGGGGGCAGTTGTGAATTAACTATTTTTGAAAATAGAGTGCCTGTTGAAGAAAGAAGTTTGCCTGTTGGTTCACTATATTGTTATGAGAAATATGTCGGAATAATGTTTCCAAATAATAAAGAACGTAAAAATATAGAAAAAAGAATTCTAAATGAGTTAATTAATTCTAATATTGGAAATTATTCTAAAAAATATATGTTTGGAGTAGGTGGAACTGTTAGGAATGTTAAACGTTTATTAGTTCATCTTAATTTTATTAGTAAGAAATCTCCAGTAATTTCAATTGATTTATTAGATAAATTATTAGAGGAACTTAATTATAATAATAAAAATGATTTTAATAAAATATTAAAAATTAAGGCGGAAAGAATACATACTATTGTACCTGGAATTATAATAATTAAAACTATTGCAAGTTATTTTAATGTGGAAGAATTATATTTTTGTAAAAATTCTTTGAGAGAAGGAGTTTTATATGCATTATTAAATGGAGATTTATAA
- a CDS encoding LemA family protein, which translates to MDTTMIILAVIIIIILAIVLYLISGYNGLVNARNKVKNSYSQIDVQLKRRNDLIPNLVETVKGYASHEKGVFENVTKARSGLMNASSVKEVSEANSALTGALASLFAIAENYPELKADQNFKELQSELTETEDKISYSRQFYNDTVLMYNNKCEQFPSNIIAGMFNFKEADFFEIASGEREAPKVQF; encoded by the coding sequence ATGGATACAACTATGATTATCTTAGCTGTAATTATAATAATCATACTTGCTATAGTATTATATCTTATTAGTGGATATAATGGTCTTGTTAATGCAAGAAATAAAGTGAAAAACAGTTATTCTCAAATTGATGTTCAACTCAAAAGAAGAAATGACTTAATACCTAATCTTGTTGAAACTGTTAAAGGATACGCAAGTCATGAAAAAGGAGTATTTGAAAATGTAACTAAAGCAAGAAGTGGCTTAATGAATGCAAGTAGTGTTAAAGAAGTTAGTGAAGCTAACAGTGCTTTAACTGGTGCATTAGCTTCATTATTTGCTATTGCTGAAAATTATCCTGAATTAAAAGCAGATCAAAATTTCAAAGAACTACAATCAGAATTAACAGAAACTGAAGATAAAATTTCTTATTCAAGACAATTTTATAATGACACTGTTTTAATGTATAATAATAAATGTGAACAATTCCCAAGTAATATTATTGCAGGAATGTTCAATTTTAAAGAAGCAGACTTCTTTGAAATAGCTAGTGGTGAGCGAGAAGCACCTAAAGTGCAATTCTAA